The DNA window TGTTCTAATACCTTTAGATTTCTGATGGGTATgcacatttgttaaaatgttaacttgaacattttataaaaaatatgaatactaGCTGTTAAGTGTGATGTAGGAAATTAAAGTTCCTAAGATGAAATTATTTCAGTTTGTGGAATTCGGATTTTCTCATTAAATCTATGGAAACTCCTTTAAATGTAACAATTTAAATGTCAAACTATCTCATAGTTTTGTTCAAATCATTGCCACCTCTGGAAAGGCTATGCACATTTCACATCTTTTATAGAGTAtttacaaaagtttatttttacttccttcAAAATTTGTGTCCGAATAGAGTAACAGCTTAGCACAAGCGGACTTACGATGATTTATGATTTAGCTAAATGAAGTGTAAGGTCTGGTGCGAATTATTCtctaaatgtgttattttatataaaatgcatgTATACTATACTTTGAACTTTAATATCATCAATAGCCAACTCCGAAGTAAAAAACTTCTGAACTCAACCTTAAAATTAATGCATGCAAATTACAGAGTACTAATTTTAACAAGCACCACTAAATTACAACCTGTCTTAAGATTAGTAAATCAAAAGTGGGGTCCATGTCCTGCCTCTGAATGGATTACACGATTAAACAATACAGAGTCACGGCTACATGcaagttttcttattttattggaCTTTGAGCTTCATGGGGCCTCCTCACAAAACGAGGTCATacgtaaaataaaacaaaaccaaataagaTTCCCCCTGGCAGAGTAAGTTACTGATGGTGCCACCAGGATGTGACACAGCttttaaactctctgagcttGGTGTATTTTGGTAGAGGGGTAGGAAAATTATCTACATGCTCACTGCTAGTCCAGCACAAACCCAGCACAGGCCTCTCTCCTCTTCAGCTGTTGAAACAGCCCGAGTTAATTTGCATTCACCAGAGTACATATAGACTCCCATCTGCGGTTTCCAGGCATGGGAGAAATTGGGCtacttttaaatctatttttagcTATACAGAGCCGCTAAATAGCATTTGATCTGGGGCTGAGGAATgttgttaaaattgttttttcataTTCATGAATGTGTTTTTCCAGTGGCTATTAATTTCTACAcatatcaaacaaacaaaagcaattgACTATCTAGAAATGTCTGGGAAATGGCTAGATATTACAGAATCAATCGAATAGAATTAGAAACCTTTTCTTGTGTGTATGTGCAAACCCATTAGAAATTCCTTGGTAGCAATCCTTTTCATTTCAGGGCCTCAATTTTGTGAAATATCACACGAGAAAGGGGGTAGTTTCTGGGCAAATATCATTGCCTTTGTGACTTTACATTGTACCCTTTGGAttgtaacagaaaaaaatccacatttaatGACGGTATCCTATTAGACACTTAAGAGAAAATCTGTGAAAGgtaattttatgaattttcaaGGGGTGCAAGTCTTTAATGTATTgaagtgataataataaaaaaaaaattgaaaacatgcTAACAAACAGGTAAAGCCAGCATGCACAAAAAGGCAGCACTGAGTATTTTATGTGGTCTTGATGTGACCACTATACCAATGATACACCACAAAGTGATTCTTAGTAACTCCTTAGCACAGCAACCAAACTGGAATGTCGatcaatatttatagaatatattcgtgaaataatttggaaatagCCGATGATCTAGAAAGCTTTCTTCCCACAACATAGAAAGCTAGGTTTTTCATTAAAATAGGTATTTGccttttgccatttaaaatattGAGGAGTTCCttcatgagaaaataaagacaaaggtTCAGAGACCCTTTTTCACTGGACTTTGCTGTTATATAAGATTCCTTTAAgatcccattttctttatttctgctccCCAAAccactcttttctccctctccctcacttcctaGCTGGCTCTCTGTCTCATTTGACAGGCAAATTTGCAGACATTGCCGCAGGATAACAACCTCGTTTGACAGTCAATTAACCGTGAATAGTCAAAGCCAAGGCAGTTTGCAttacataaatggaaaattagattcctttttcccaagaaacaaaacccTCTCCTTAAGACACTGCAATAGACAACTTAGTATCAAAACTTCTAATCACGTCTTCCCCAAACCCCTTGGAGACATTTAGCAATCAGTAAAAGGTGGTTTCATTTAATTTGTATAAtgtaatttttgtaaatgtattaTACATTTTGTGTAGAGATCATTATCATGGAGATAATATAAATGTTGGCATAGATGTCATAAAACACCTTTAATGTCTTTCTGACAGATATTAAAAGCAATAAGCTGTGATCCTTTTTAATGGAAGGTTTCTAAGAGAACATTTcaattattgtcattttatgCTTTTCCAGCCTGTTTCATTGTGTAACCtgatatatttctgaattttcttctgaaatatgcCCAGCAATTAATAATCTTATTGCTATTAATGTCACTGCTTTCCCATTTGTGCTTTTCTTAGTTATATCTACTAggaattgttctttttattttttttatctttacccTTGTACTAAATATTCAGTCTTTTGATTATGAATTTCAGCCCCTCTCTCTGGCATCTGACTATTCATTCCTCCTACTTGTCCCCAGCATACCTGATCTTTCTCTCCAAAAATCTCCTCCGGAAGCATCAGAGTCTGTGATGAAAAAGCTATGCTCCTTATTCTTATCTAGaatcaaacaaaacacaaaatctaCAAGTGATCACACTGATAAGTGGCAAACAAAGACATCCAAGAATTTGaacatgtatttatgtatttgtgtgtgtttcgAGTGCTGATGGCAAAGACTTATGTTGAGATGGGGGGCAATGGCATTGTTATTTGGAAAATCGCCATTGCTTGGCAACTAAGGAAAAAACTAAGAAGCGCTACCCTCTAAAAtatacacctaaaaaaaaaaaaaaaagcatacaatcCAATGGATGGAAACCCATGgaatggtggtgggggtgggagatgcTGGATGTAAGTCTCACACAAATGGTTAAGTGCAGGAAAGAAAACtggtggtttatttttcttttacctgaAAAGTTGCTGTCGTCCTTTGTAGGTAAAATAACTTGATTATTTTCCTTAGTTTTCTGATTCTGTGTGGAGAAGAATTAGATACACAAATCAATGCCTGGATCAAACCATATGCTAATGTCAACAGTCAGCAGGAAGAAGCATCAATAAAAGTGACTCCATGGAGCCTCAGGAGACAtcattttttttgatgattaTCTTCTTTGAATACTTGTGGTACCTAAATATGTGTGTACAACTACATGTACCTGTTCTGTCCTTTAAGAAGTAACGTGGTAATTAAATACACACCTATGGTATGCTCTGTAAACACACACAGCACCTGCTTTGTCAAATCTACATGACATTAGGACAGATTCACTTCACTCTGAAGTCCTTGAGCGTGTTTCTGTGCACACTCCAGTGAACACTGAATGCTGAGCCATTTAAACCTAACCGTGGTTTTTTTGGGGTCCCAGTAGCACCTGCGTGTCTGTGGAGATTGGTTTGGGAGAAGCTGGTCTTCCTGGAGAGTCTGTCTTTTTACTGGACACAGTATTTTACAGATGTGTCCGTTCTGGCTGGAGAGCTCTGGGGTTCAAACCTTGATTAAAGCAGTTCAAAGGAAACTGAATTCAACTTTTGAAGTCAAtgtattttcaatcttttttgggtcatggtggggggaggtgctGAACTATTGAGAAGAAAGGGGAACAGGATTATTCAGACTGCTCCAGTTTTGTGGACTCACTGCTTTTTGGGGAACAATTATGTTCAGCCTGGGTGGGGCGGAAAGAGGGGGCTGGTGGATTAGAGGAAGAACTTGGTCAATTAAGGGGTCTTTTCCAACTTCTATAAGCAGCCAACCTAAATGGAGGGAATTGAGGCCCCAAAGCCTTTGAAAGGCTTTGTAAAAGAGAGACCAGAAACCACATTTTTATGGAGGACCATTGGCAGTAAAGAAGCCTTCCCAAACACactgaatatttcatttctgtGGGGAAATCTGGTGATTCATCTTTCCTGCGCATATGTAACTGATTCAGCCTAAAGGtgcatttaaataataataattagcttGAAGGAGCCTAAAGGGGATATTTACATCTTTGTAGGAGGGCGGCTCCTCCAGTGATGGATGGTGGACCGGGCTGCCCGGGCTGCTGCTACCGCCGCCACTGGCTTTCTGGGAGGCcagaggcgggggcgggggcgggggcaggtcTGAGCCGCTGGGGTCACCCAGTTTCCCGTCCTCCTGCAGCAGCCTGGAGGAGTTCAGGGCGAGTGGGAAAGTGCCCGGCGCGGCCGGTGCGCGATCCCGGCTGCTCCCCTTCTCTGACAGCCCTCGGCCCTGGAGGTACCGGCCGCCCCCGACTAAGGGGTCCCCTAGCAGGACCCTCGTCTcctcgtcttcctcctcctcctcgtcagGGTCTCGaccttccccctcctcttcttcGCCCTCGGGGGGTTTGTGGCCCTCCACGTCCacctcctgctcttcttcctcgTCATCCTCGTCCTCGGAGCTGTCCTCGCTGGGGTAGCTGCAGCTGGTGCCCCCGGGGGACAGAAGGCCTCGGTGGTGCGGCTGCAGGGCCAGCGGGGgcggcaggggcgggggcgggggcggcggcggcggggccgggtGGTGGCGCTCAGAACCCGGCTCGTCGGGCTGCGGGGGCAGCAGCAGCAACGGTGACGGCGGCTGCgggggatgatggtgatggtggtggtgcggatggtgatggtggtggtggtgatgcgcTTGGGCCGAGTGTGGCGCTCCCGCTGACGCCCCATGCAGCTTGGCCAGGCTCTCTGCGTCGTCCTTGCCGCCCACCGGCCGGAAGGCGCTCGAATGGTGGTAGCTGCCTCCGCCCGCCTTGCGCCCCTCCAGGAGGTGCGGATGGTGGGGTGCGGGCACTCGGGCTCCCGCGGGGCCCGCTCCAGTGGCCGCGGCCCCTGCACCGGACACGGCGCCGGGGTCGGCTGGCGGCGTGGAGCCCGCGCTGCAGTCCCCGCCGCTGCCGCCCGGGGGCGACTCGAAGAGAGTGTCGCGGCCGCCCGCGCCCCCAGCAGGAGGCGGAGGGCCCGAGCCGGGGCCGTTGGCTACCACCGGAGGGGGCTGACCCGGCGGGGGCGCAGCTTCTGCGCTCCCACCCGCGCCGCCGGGCTCGGCCAGGTCCAGGAAGGCCTGGCGCAGCAGGGCCGGGCTTTCTCCAAGCGCGCAGCCGAGCGCCGAGGGCGGCTGGGGCGGGGGCTGTAGGTAGGTGGGCACCGGAAGCCCGCCTGGGGTCCGCGGAGGCCAGAACATGCAGAAGGGCGGATAGAAAGCGTCCTTGCGGCCCGCGGGCCAAAAGAGGCCGGACAGGCCGGCCTTGGGCGCCGCGCCCGCACCGCCCGCGCCCCCCAGGGCCTCGGCCGCGGTGCCCGCGTCCTCCTTCTTGTGGCACAAGCCGAAGGCGGCGGCTGCGGCCGGGAAGGTGTAAGGATGCGGGAAGAGCCCCCCGCAGCCCGGGAACTTCTGCAGCACTCCCCCGAAAGAGCCCTTGCTGGGCACCGGAATGACCGGGTAGCTGCGCGGGCCTTTGGCGCCAGCCGCCGCGCCCGCGCTCGCGCCGGCGCCAACGCTGGTCACGCAGCCGCCCCCGGCGCTGCCCCCTCCCGCCCCGGCGCCGCCCGAGGCCGCGGCCACCGAGaggctggcggcggcggcggaaaGGCTAGCGGCGGCCACGACGGCCGCCTCCTGCAGCGAGTCGTCGTCGTCGTCGAAGCGCGGCCGCTTGTGATGGGCGTGGGGCGCGCCCGCCAGCTCGGCCaggggtggcggcggcggcggcggcgggggcgcccCCAGCAGGTGCGGACCCAGTAGTCCTCCGCCTCCAGCCACCGCGGCTGCCGCTGCTACGGCGGCAGCCTTGACAGAGCTGAGCGGGTGGCAGGCGGGGTGCGCGCCCGGCTGGGGCAGCGCGCGCTTTCGGCTACCGCCGTTGAACATGGCCTTGACATCCTCCCAGGCGAAGACTAGCTCGTCCTGGGGACTCTTGTCAGTGAGCTTTAGATGACGGCGCCACGAGTTGAAGTTGGCTGCGTCCGGCTGCGTGTACTTGGCGTCGGGCGTACGGTGCGAGTGGAAGATGAACTTGTTGGGTGAGAAGTACATGTTGCAGTAGCTGCATTTGATGCACTTGGCGCGGGAGCTGTTGTAGCGCGCAGGGATGAAGCTACCGCGGCAGCCCCAGGCGCACTCATGAGACACGTCGAAGGCGAAGTTGTCGGGCAGCTTGGGCGGCCTGTTTTCGCCTAGGAACGACTTGCACAAGCGCTCGGCCTCACGCTTGGTGATCATGCCGCAGCGGCGCGATGAGATGGGCATGGCCCCAGCGCGCCGCAGGATCTCCAGCTGCACCGGCGTGCACTGCACGCACGTGATGCCCAGGGCCACACGACGGTTGTGGATCTCGTTGTAACTGAAGTTCTTGAGGAGAGTGTTGGAgatctgtgccaggcacaggcgCTCTTGCCCGTCGATCACCAACGACACGATGGGAATGCCGTAGAGGATCACCTGGCCCACCTGGTTGGGTTTGAGGTTGGCGTGGCCCGGCCGCGGCTGGCTCAGCGCGTCGGGCTGGAAGGCGCTCGACGGCGATGCCAGCAGGATGTCGTTGGGCCCCGGCAGCGGGCTGGAAGCCATTTCCTCCGCCGCGGAAGCCCGGGCCGAGCCCTCTGGGTCTGTGTTGGAGACTGGAATGGAAAGGAGAAAGCGTTGACTAGAGCCTTTTCAGTCTTGAAACAGAGGGGTGGGTTGAGTCGCTAACTAAAGAATTATAATAACTCCCTAGCTCTGGCTAAGTAAGACAAGATTAGCGCTGAGCAAAGGGACCAAGTTTCAGACACAGAAGTCCTCTCCCTTAGTTGTCTTCAAGGTTGTCCTTTGGAAATTCAGGGATTGGGAAGTACTTTTCTTCTATTCTAAACATCCAAAGTAAGTTAACTGTGTTTTACAAAAATGCAATCAATTCCTAAGAAACTCAAAAACTTACCCCGATTTATAGAAGCTGGGAGAATGAAACGGCATGCCCGCTAGAAATTAGGGAGTAATGATGACAACTGTAACTGTCGGAAAACTGGGGGTTGGTCGTTGAAAcccaaatttaaaaagagagaccaTTTACATTTGCTTAAAAATAGATTGATTTtggttaagaaaaataaacccaagcctttaaaaaagtgatttttgtgGTATTTGTGGTTTCCTTGGGAGGAAATGCGCTACTGGTTGAGACACAACTTA is part of the Zalophus californianus isolate mZalCal1 chromosome 14, mZalCal1.pri.v2, whole genome shotgun sequence genome and encodes:
- the SKOR2 gene encoding SKI family transcriptional corepressor 2, with translation MASSPLPGPNDILLASPSSAFQPDALSQPRPGHANLKPNQVGQVILYGIPIVSLVIDGQERLCLAQISNTLLKNFSYNEIHNRRVALGITCVQCTPVQLEILRRAGAMPISSRRCGMITKREAERLCKSFLGENRPPKLPDNFAFDVSHECAWGCRGSFIPARYNSSRAKCIKCSYCNMYFSPNKFIFHSHRTPDAKYTQPDAANFNSWRRHLKLTDKSPQDELVFAWEDVKAMFNGGSRKRALPQPGAHPACHPLSSVKAAAVAAAAAVAGGGGLLGPHLLGAPPPPPPPPPLAELAGAPHAHHKRPRFDDDDDSLQEAAVVAAASLSAAAASLSVAAASGGAGAGGGSAGGGCVTSVGAGASAGAAAGAKGPRSYPVIPVPSKGSFGGVLQKFPGCGGLFPHPYTFPAAAAAFGLCHKKEDAGTAAEALGGAGGAGAAPKAGLSGLFWPAGRKDAFYPPFCMFWPPRTPGGLPVPTYLQPPPQPPSALGCALGESPALLRQAFLDLAEPGGAGGSAEAAPPPGQPPPVVANGPGSGPPPPAGGAGGRDTLFESPPGGSGGDCSAGSTPPADPGAVSGAGAAATGAGPAGARVPAPHHPHLLEGRKAGGGSYHHSSAFRPVGGKDDAESLAKLHGASAGAPHSAQAHHHHHHHHPHHHHHHHPPQPPSPLLLLPPQPDEPGSERHHPAPPPPPPPPPLPPPLALQPHHRGLLSPGGTSCSYPSEDSSEDEDDEEEEQEVDVEGHKPPEGEEEEGEGRDPDEEEEEDEETRVLLGDPLVGGGRYLQGRGLSEKGSSRDRAPAAPGTFPLALNSSRLLQEDGKLGDPSGSDLPPPPPPPLASQKASGGGSSSPGSPVHHPSLEEPPSYKDNQKTKENNQVILPTKDDSNFSDKNKEHSFFITDSDASGGDFWRERSGEHTQETNSPHSLKKDVENMGKEELQKVLFEQIDLRRRLEQEFQVLKGNTSFPVFNNFQDQMKRELAYREEMVQQLQIIPYAASLIRKEKLGAHLSKS